The proteins below are encoded in one region of Triticum aestivum cultivar Chinese Spring chromosome 1B, IWGSC CS RefSeq v2.1, whole genome shotgun sequence:
- the LOC123139090 gene encoding uncharacterized protein, producing the protein MWLGISNSKQAQGQGALVVMLGLFTISISMSMLPLAAPTIHHEGGAQGGGGRPNPANALVALVNADRAAAKLPALRTTRGLGCMALQCIARCLALSPATACAADGTLAPPCHPPETDITEVYAANCGVELPTVDVVSGRILGCSSQSSDGVSGDALHMANATVIRGREHAQVGAGVDRGGFWCLLFSSGSPNSSFRLEAAGRGIAQQHGCFSDPDVTLSCTTSAAHHQTRRLTAGDTSFALAASTLLFLLQSSLV; encoded by the exons ATGTGGCTTGGGATCTCCAACTCCAAGCAAGCACAAGGACAAGGAGCACTGGTCGTCATGCTTGGCCTCTtcaccatatccatatccatgtcgaTGCTGCCTCTGGCCGCACCCACCATCCACCACG AAGGAGGCGCTCAAGGCGGAGGGGGGAGACCAAACCCAGCCAACGCGCTGGTAGCGCTGGTGAACGCCGACCGGGCAGCCGCCAAGCTACCCGCCCTCCGCACCACCAGGGGCCTCGGCTGCATGGCGCTACAGTGCATCGCCCGCTGCCTCGCCCTCTCCCCCGCCACCGCCTGCGCCGCCGACGGCACGCTGGCGCCGCCCTGCCACCCGCCGGAGACCGACATCACCGAGGTCTACGCCGCCAACTGCGGGGTCGAGCTGCCCACGGTGGACGTCGTCTCCGGCCGCATCCTCGGCTGCAGCAGCCAAAGCTCCGACGGCGTCAGCGGGGACGCGCTCCACATGGCCAACGCCACCGTGATCCGCGGCAGGGAGCACGCGCAGGTGGGCGCCGGCGTCGACCGCGGCGGCTTCTGGTGCCTCCTCTTCAGCAGCGGCAGCCCCAACTCCAGCTTCCGGCTGGAGGCCGCCGGCAGGGGCATCGCCCAGCAGCACGGCTGCTTCAGCGACCCCGACGTCACCCTCTCCTGcaccacctccgccgcccaccaccaaACCAGACGACTCACCGCCGGAGACACATCCTTTGCCTTGGCTGCTTCCACTCTGCTTTTCCTCCTCcagtctagtctagtctag
- the LOC123139099 gene encoding rac-like GTP-binding protein 5, whose protein sequence is MSASRFIKCVTVGDGAVGKTCLLISYTSNTFPTDYVPTVFDNFSANVVVDGSTVNLGLWDTAGQEDYNRLRPLSYRGADVFLLAFSLISKASYENVTKKWIPELRHYAPGVPIILVGTKLDLRDDEQFFVDHPGAVPISTAQGEELKKVIGATAYIECSSKTQQNIKAVFDAAIKVVLQPPKQKRKKRKSQKGCSIL, encoded by the exons atgaGCGCTTCTCGGTTCATCAAGTGCGTGACGGTGGGGGACGGCGCCGTCGGCAAGACTTGCCTCCTCATCTCCTACACATCCAACACCTTCCCCACC GACTATGTCCCAACAGTCTTCGACAACTTCAGCGCTAACGTCGTGGTTGACGGGAGCACCGTCAACCTCGGATTATGGGATACTGCAG GACAAGAGGACTATAATAGACTACGCCCACTAAGCTACCGAGGTGCCGATGTCTTCCTGCTCGCCTTTTCTCTTATCAGCAAAGCAAGCTACGAGAATGTCACTAAGAAG TGGATCCCTGAGCTACGGCACTACGCTCCGGGTGTGCCCATAATTCTTGTTGGGACAAAGCTTG ATCTGCGGGATGACGAGCAGTTTTTCGTGGATCACCCTGGGGCTGTTCCTATTTCCACAGCTCAG GGTGAAGAGCTGAAGAAGGTAATTGGCGCGACGGCCTACATCGAGTGCAGCTCAAAAACACAGCAG AATATCAAGGCGGTGTTTGATGCGGCGATCAAGGTGGTTCTCCAGCCTCCGAAGCAGAAGCGGAAGAAGAGGAAGTCGCAGAAAGGATGCAGCATCTTGTAA